The Kogia breviceps isolate mKogBre1 chromosome 4, mKogBre1 haplotype 1, whole genome shotgun sequence genome window below encodes:
- the CDKN2AIPNL gene encoding CDKN2AIP N-terminal-like protein isoform X2 yields the protein MVGGEAAAAVEELVSGVRQATDFAEQFRSYSESEKQWKARMEFILRHLPDYRDPPDGGGRLDQLLSLSMVWANHLFLGCSYNKDLLDKVMEMADGIEVEDLPQFTTRSELMKKHQS from the exons ATGGTGGGTGGTGAGGCGGCTGCTGCAGTGGAGGAGCTGGTTTCTGGTGTGCGGCAGGCGACCGACTTCGCTGAGCAGTTCCGCTCCTACTCGGAGAGCGAGAAGCAATGGAAGGCCCGCATGGAATTCATCCTGCGCCACCTGCCTGACTACCGCGACCCGCCAGACGGCGGCGGCCGCCTGGACCAGCTGCTGTCCCTCTCCATGGTCTGGGCCAACCACCTCTTCCTGGGTTGCAG TTACAACAAAGACCTTTTAGACAAGGTGATGGAAATGGCTGATGGGATTGAAGTGGAAGACCTGCCACAGTTTACAACCAGAAGTGAATTAATGAAAAAG caTCAAAGCTAA
- the CDKN2AIPNL gene encoding CDKN2AIP N-terminal-like protein isoform X1, which produces MVGGEAAAAVEELVSGVRQATDFAEQFRSYSESEKQWKARMEFILRHLPDYRDPPDGGGRLDQLLSLSMVWANHLFLGCSYNKDLLDKVMEMADGIEVEDLPQFTTRSELMKKVLNVGQNVKNAYFFFNVDVIMAGSEFYTLDFSTTYLHV; this is translated from the exons ATGGTGGGTGGTGAGGCGGCTGCTGCAGTGGAGGAGCTGGTTTCTGGTGTGCGGCAGGCGACCGACTTCGCTGAGCAGTTCCGCTCCTACTCGGAGAGCGAGAAGCAATGGAAGGCCCGCATGGAATTCATCCTGCGCCACCTGCCTGACTACCGCGACCCGCCAGACGGCGGCGGCCGCCTGGACCAGCTGCTGTCCCTCTCCATGGTCTGGGCCAACCACCTCTTCCTGGGTTGCAG TTACAACAAAGACCTTTTAGACAAGGTGATGGAAATGGCTGATGGGATTGAAGTGGAAGACCTGCCACAGTTTACAACCAGAAGTGAATTAATGAAAAAG gttttgAACGTtggtcaaaatgttaaaaatgcctattttttttttaatgttgatgtAATAATGGCAGGTAGTGAATTTTACACTTTGGATTTTTCAACAACATACCTTCATGTGTGA
- the UBE2B gene encoding ubiquitin-conjugating enzyme E2 B, with protein sequence MSTPARRRLMRDFKRLQEDPPVGVSGAPSENNIMQWNAVIFGPEGTPFEDGTFKLVIEFSEEYPNKPPTVRFLSKMFHPNVYADGSICLDILQNRWSPTYDVSSILTSIQSLLDEPNPNSPANSQAAQLYQENKREYEKRVSAIVEQSWNDS encoded by the exons ATGTCGACCCCGGCCCGGAGGAGACTTATGCGGGATTTCAAGCG ATTGCAAGAGGACCCACCTGTGGGTGTCAGTGGCGCACCATCTGAAAACAACATCATGCAGTGGAATGCAGTTATATTTGG CCCAGAAGGGACACCCTTTGAAGATG GTACTTTTAAACTAGTAATAGAATTTTCTGAAGAATATCCAAATAAACCGCCAACTGTTAGGTTTTTATCCAAAATGTTTCATCCAAACG TGTATGCTGATGGTAGCATATGTTTAGATATCCTTCAGAATAGATGGAGTCCAACATACGATGTATCTTCTATCTTAACATCAATTCAG TCTCTGCTGGATGAACCAAATCCAAATAGTCCAGCCAATAGCCAGGCAGCACAGCTTTATCAGGAAAACAAACGAGAATATGAGAAAAGAGTTTCGGCCATTGTTGAACAAAGTTGGAATGATTCATAA